GGATTCCCATTTTGTTGATAATGGGAGGCTGGAAATACGGCTATTTTAATATGCCTTTTCGCTATCATCCTTCTCTATGGGCTGCCGTCTTCCCACTTGGCATCTATACCTTGGCAACGTATGCTCTCTTATCTCATTTTCACATGGATTTTCTATCGCCCTTAGTCTCTTTTGATTTAGCTGTCACCTTTTTTGCTTGGATCCTCGTCGCTTACAAGAGCCGGTTAGTTCCTTGGACGGGTGATGGAGACTAGGGACACACCCAAGGCGTGCCGCCAAACAGAAAAGAATTCGCCTATACGTTTATTGCCTAATTGTCAGCACGCCCTGGATACAAAAGCCTTTTTCCTTTATAATGAAGAGCATAAGGGTCAAGTTAATGCGTGGCATGGAAATTGGCCCAATAAAAAAAATAGGACGGATAAGGTAATTTATGGATACAAGACGTGCTAAGCTTCAATATCGCGGGTCATTGGTTTGGCTTATTTTCTGGCTAATCGTATTTTTTCCCATTGCTCTCGTTTTGCTCTTTACGGCAAGTGCTTTTGAACTCAATCAAACGACTTATGATTTTCAATATAATGGCTCGCGCTTCTGGCTTTGTTTTTGGATTCTAGTCTTTTTCCCGCTGGCCTTTTTATTATTATTTATTAATGGAATCTCTGTCAGAATTATTGATCATCGTCAAAATCCTTATTCTTAATTAAGAGCGCTTCAGCTGGATGTTGGATTTGCTGCCTGTATTGGCGCATTTTTTCAGATTCTTCGCGGTCATGCCGGTCTTTCTCCACCTGAGCGGGCTCTGCGCCTTCTCTTTCATGATAGTCTTGGACTTTTTTCAGCAGATAATCAGGAATAATTTGACGCGTATTCTTTGCAGGCTTGCTAGTTAGGCCTGCCTGTTCTTTCTCTTCTTTCAAAATGGTGGGCTGATCGGCTGAACAAGGGCATTCCTCATAGTAAAAATAGGACGCGTCTTGGGTTTCTAGATCGCAGATGGACTTTTCCATATGGCAAGAGAAATGGTTAGCATGAAAGAATGATAGGTCTGTTGCTTCTATCCAAAAGGCATCGCACATATGGGCTCCTTAGGGGGTAATACATTCTGTTAAAATTTTAGGCCAAGCCAACCGCCTTCCAGGCGTTGATAAGATCATAATGCATTTTATAGTCTGTGGGAAAATGCTTAAGGGCCGTGCAAAGTGTGGCATAGGCAAATTCAGGCATGGTGCAATTCGGCTTGATCAATCCGTCTGTTTTAAGAGTCAAAAACCATAGAAGGCCGGCTTTTTGCCACGCATAGCCTCCTTGCGCCTGTGCAAATAAACAAAAAGCTTTATTGGGAATACCCGAATTAATGTGAACGCCGCCCTCATCTTCCGTTCCTAAATAGCGCTGACTGTAATGATCAGGCTGAGGGTCTTTTCCTAGGATATGAGAATGATAAGCCGTTCCCGGTGCTTTCATAGAACGCAGGGCATAGCTATTTCCTCCCAATTGAATGGTCCCTTCTCCGATTAACCAGCTGGCTTGATCGACTGTCTGATTATTTTTGTATTGAATGACTAAAGATCCCCAGACATCCGACAAATGTTCATTTAATGCTCCGGCCTCTCCCTCGTAGTTCAGCTTATCTCCAGTCACCGCATGTCCAAATTCATGGCCAACGATTGAGAGCTCGGTAAAATTTTTAAAGATATCGTCACCATCGCCATAGACCATCTGCTCGCCGTTCCAAAAGGCGTTGGCATAAAGTTTATCGAAATGGACGGTCGAACGGATTTCAGTCCCTTTGCCGTCAAAAGAGTTTAAACCATAGGTTTTCATCCAAAATTGATACACATCTTGAGCGGCTTTTAAGGCTTTGCTTGCTGTCGGGCTCATTGAAGCAGAATGCGAATTTTGATTGGAAGCGACAAACTTGCCTGGCAGTTTTGCTTTATTCTGAGCATTGTAAACGCTAATAAGCGGTTCTTTATTGGGATTGCCGGCATAAATAGTAAAGGTCTTGTTACTAAGATCTGATTGCGGACGGATCAAATCCTTGTTTAGGCTATCGCTGCGTATGGCGTCAATTTGATGCACTTTCTCTTGGATATAGGAAGGAATCACGTAGCAACACGTACAAGGATGCCGGCAATCGTCTAGCTTACGGATCTCATGTCCGCCATAAGAAACTGTTTTCTCAATGGCATCAACGACGGCTCGTTGCAAAGATTCAAGCGCTTCGATAGCAGAGGGATTTTCGATTTGATCGGTTGATTCAATTTGCTTTAAATAGGAGGCAATCGCAACTTCGCAAGAATGTTTTAAGGTTTCATCGTCAGGATCGGCTATTGCTTGCTTGAGCTTTTCCAAGGCAGGTGCCTCTTCCACTTCTTCTGCACTAGCCGCTTCTGAAGAATCTGAAATAGAAGTTAAATGAGTCAAAGAGGCGTTGGCATGAATGAGGCGAAGATCTTCTGTTCCAACAAATTTCAATGTCATTTTAATTCCTAATAAATAGTTTGTTTTTAATTAATTTATTTTTAGTTTTTTAATTATATATAGGTTTTAATTTTAGTCATGTTAATTTTTGTTAATTTATTTGTTTTGTTTTTATTTAGTGTTGATGACTACTGTTGAATTACTAATTGTCTGGATTTAAGATTGTTTTTTTGTAGGGGAAAAGAGCTCAAATATAGGCTATTATGGGTTTTAAGAACCCTCTAAGGGAAGATTCTAAGCAGGAAATCAAAGGCCTAGCCAATCCGGGAAAGCAGAAAGGATAGGGTTTCCTTAATTAATTGAAGGAGGATTGGAATCTTTTAAGGATGAATTAGAAGACATAAGAAGAGAATGATCTTGGCCGGCCTGGTTAGAAGAAAGTTTTAAAAGGACTAAGTTAGTTATGCCAAGATTAGTCCACGTAAAAGATTGTTGAGGGGAAATAGCGATAGATTGAAGCGCATATACCATCTGCTTGTCTTGATCCGTGGTTATTAAGGCGGTGCCTTCCAAAACAATCCAAGTTTCAGGAAATGAATGAGGATTTTCCATCTCTGCTTGTTTGCCGGGAAGGAGGATAAAACGTGTAGCCTCGCAATGTTCCATATAGCCAAAAGAGAGATCTTGTGGCGCTTTCCATGCCTTTGTCTTATTGTCTTCTAAGTTTGGCTTTAAAGCCTGGACTTGATGAACGAGGTCTTTGACTTTTTGCGTGCTGTCTAGCTTCGAAATGAGCAAAGCATCGGGCGTGTCCACGATGGCCAAGCCTTCTATATCAATTAGGGAAAGAAGGCGGTCTTTGCCGATAATTAAATTATTCTTTGAATTAAGCGCACATAATTGATTCGCGTGAATAGCATTTCCATTCTCATCTTTAGGAGAATGGGAAAAAAGAGAGGCGAAGCTCCCCATATCGCTCCAAGAAAAGCAAGACGGAACGCAATGAATGCGAGGCATCTTCTCAAGGAGCGCATGGTCAATGCTTTCTGCCGGAATAGATAACATGTCTTCTAGGAAAATCTGATAGGTCTCCGGATTTTCCATCAGCACTTTAGCTTTTTGATAGGCTAATTGGGAAGGGGCCAGAATATGCGGCGCGTGGCATTGCATGGCCTCTAAGAAAACCCACGGCTTAACGCAGATCATTCCTGCATTCCAATAATAATTTCCTTTTGTTAAATACTCTTTGGCAGATTCTAAAGAGGGCTTTTCATGAAAGGATTTGATCTGATAGCAGGAATCGACTTGGATGTAGCCAAATCCTGTCTCTGGAGAAGAGGGAGAAATGCCGAAAAGAGCTAAGCGGTCTTGAGAAGCATGCTTGTTAGCCTGTTCTAGAGCGTTGGCATAATCCTCTGAGTAGTCGATATAGTGATCGGAAGGCGTGATGAGAACAATTTCTTCCGGATCGAGGGAGAGCATCGCCAAGCAAACGGCTGCGGCGGTATTTCTTGCAAGCGGCTCCAATAAATAGCTTTTTGGATTAAGAGCGGCTTTTTTCAATTGTTTTTTTATAGCTGTGAAATGACTGTTATTACAGACAACAACAAATTCTGAACAGAAAGCCTGATTGTGATGAAGGATTCTTTGCAGTAAAGAAGACTGAGAGAAAAATTGAAGAAGTTGTTTGGGATGTTCCTCCCGGCTAAGCGGCCATAAGCGTGTTCCGTTTCCTCCGCAAAGAATGAGTTGGATCATAATTTTATTTTATTTCTTATAGGGTTTTGGGAGAGGAAGCATTTTATTGATTAACGATTTCCAAAAAGATCGGCGCAAGAAAAAAAGGGTGGCATAAGCGGCGTCTTTCATTTTCTTTTTCATAAAACGCACAGGCATGCGCTTCGAAACAGGATGAGAGTAAATGGCATTCAAACGCGCCTGAATTTGCTGCCCTACTTTTTCGCAGGAATAATTTTGCAGGATTGTTGCTTTGCCTTGTTGCGCTTTTTGGGAGGCTTCGTGGGGATGGGAAGCCACATAGCGCATCCAATGAGCGGCATGATTAATATCGACGTCAGCCCATAAGCCATTTTCTGGGTAGGGAGCGTGGCCTGGGCCGATTTGAGTTAACTGATAAGAACAAAGAAAGCTGTTTTGATCGGACATAAATTCTAAGTTACCCGAATACCTCGTTGCAATGACGGGCTTTTCCAACAGCATCGCTTCTGCCATGGTTAATCCAAATCCTTCGGAACGATGAAGAGAGATGTAACAGTCGCAGGCATTCATGAGGGCATAGCGTTCGTTGGATTCTAAAGAACGGTCGATCCAGATCAAGCGGGGATCGGAGCGGGTCAATTCTCGCATAGGTTCGAGTTGATGCGGAAACTGATGTCCATTTTGAGATTTAATAACGAGTTGCACATCTTGCTGAGTTGGAAAGGCTTTTTGAAAAGCTTGAATCAGCGCTAAAGGATTTTTGCGAG
Above is a window of Candidatus Protochlamydia phocaeensis DNA encoding:
- a CDS encoding glycosyltransferase family 4 protein — encoded protein: MLEKGINLIGYFDKAFGLGETSRLFIKALQARSIPFALLSADDLAPFHQSAFFQADLSKDFAFPVNLFCIDPHHIAPFIEKFPWKKVKHCYNIAVWFWETNLIPESMKDGWCYLDEMWVTSRYIQEHLSSHTSLPIHCLCHPLQRSASLDIPNKQRFNLPNKFTFLFFFDFYSVFARKNPLALIQAFQKAFPTQQDVQLVIKSQNGHQFPHQLEPMRELTRSDPRLIWIDRSLESNERYALMNACDCYISLHRSEGFGLTMAEAMLLEKPVIATRYSGNLEFMSDQNSFLCSYQLTQIGPGHAPYPENGLWADVDINHAAHWMRYVASHPHEASQKAQQGKATILQNYSCEKVGQQIQARLNAIYSHPVSKRMPVRFMKKKMKDAAYATLFFLRRSFWKSLINKMLPLPKPYKK
- a CDS encoding M4 family metallopeptidase, whose protein sequence is MTLKFVGTEDLRLIHANASLTHLTSISDSSEAASAEEVEEAPALEKLKQAIADPDDETLKHSCEVAIASYLKQIESTDQIENPSAIEALESLQRAVVDAIEKTVSYGGHEIRKLDDCRHPCTCCYVIPSYIQEKVHQIDAIRSDSLNKDLIRPQSDLSNKTFTIYAGNPNKEPLISVYNAQNKAKLPGKFVASNQNSHSASMSPTASKALKAAQDVYQFWMKTYGLNSFDGKGTEIRSTVHFDKLYANAFWNGEQMVYGDGDDIFKNFTELSIVGHEFGHAVTGDKLNYEGEAGALNEHLSDVWGSLVIQYKNNQTVDQASWLIGEGTIQLGGNSYALRSMKAPGTAYHSHILGKDPQPDHYSQRYLGTEDEGGVHINSGIPNKAFCLFAQAQGGYAWQKAGLLWFLTLKTDGLIKPNCTMPEFAYATLCTALKHFPTDYKMHYDLINAWKAVGLA
- a CDS encoding mannose-1-phosphate guanylyltransferase, producing the protein MIQLILCGGNGTRLWPLSREEHPKQLLQFFSQSSLLQRILHHNQAFCSEFVVVCNNSHFTAIKKQLKKAALNPKSYLLEPLARNTAAAVCLAMLSLDPEEIVLITPSDHYIDYSEDYANALEQANKHASQDRLALFGISPSSPETGFGYIQVDSCYQIKSFHEKPSLESAKEYLTKGNYYWNAGMICVKPWVFLEAMQCHAPHILAPSQLAYQKAKVLMENPETYQIFLEDMLSIPAESIDHALLEKMPRIHCVPSCFSWSDMGSFASLFSHSPKDENGNAIHANQLCALNSKNNLIIGKDRLLSLIDIEGLAIVDTPDALLISKLDSTQKVKDLVHQVQALKPNLEDNKTKAWKAPQDLSFGYMEHCEATRFILLPGKQAEMENPHSFPETWIVLEGTALITTDQDKQMVYALQSIAISPQQSFTWTNLGITNLVLLKLSSNQAGQDHSLLMSSNSSLKDSNPPSIN